GACGTGCAGAAGAACGACGGTATCGTCGTCAGCGGTACGACAGGCGAATCGCCGACACTATCGGAAGAGGAAAAGCTCAGGATCCTGGACATCACGATGGAGACGGTCGGTGACCGGGCTGCCGTCGTGTTCGGTGCCGGGACGTACGATACGGCGGAATCGGTCCATCTTGCGAAGCGAGCGGAAAAGGCCGGCGCGCACGGTGTGATGTTCGTGAACCCCTACTATAACCGACCGGGCCAAGAAGGCCTCTTCGCACACTTCCAGACGTGTGCCAGGGCGACCGGGCTCCCCGTGATGCTCTACAACATTCAGCCGCGGTCGGCGATCAATCTGGAAACACCGACGTTGCTCAAACTGGTCGAGACGACTCCGAACATCGTCGCCGTGAAAGAAGCGAGCGGGATGATGGGTCAGATCGCCGAAGTGTGCTCGTCGGCGCCCGAAGGGTTCCGCGTCTACAGCGGAGACGACGGGATCACGCTGCCCGTCATGAGCGTCGGCGGACACGGACTCGTCAGCGTGGCCGCACACGTGATCGGGGCGGAACTGGCGGACATGATCGCGACGTTTCCGATCGACTCCGGTCGGGCGGCCAAGATCTCGAAGTCGCTCGTGCCCGCGATCAAAGGGCTCTTTTCGGCACCGAGCCCGGTGCCTGTCAAGTACGCGCTGTCGCTCAAAGGTTTCGACTGCGAGTCCGTCCGTCTGCCGCTCGTGACCTTGAACGAATCTCAAAAGGCGGCCCTCCGCCCTTTGTTCGAGACTAAGCCGATGGCCGTCGTCTCCGTCTGACGGTCACGCCCGTACGTAGTCACCCTGAACGGCCCAAGTCTCTTCGCCGTCCGGGGTGATGACGAACATCTTCATCTGGAACGCGTCCGGCCCGTCCGACCAGAACTCGATCCTCCATCCCCAGTCCGGCCCCTCACCGGCGCTGAAGGCACCGGTGACCTTTGTCGGCCCCGTCATGCCGTTGCCGACGAGCGACATGACGCCGCCGCTCTGGTGCCAGGAATCGCTCCAACCCGCACTGACGTTGCCGTCTTCGCCACCCGCGACCAAAATCC
This genomic window from Armatimonadota bacterium contains:
- the dapA gene encoding 4-hydroxy-tetrahydrodipicolinate synthase, whose protein sequence is MGSFQGPRDWGRLLTAMLTPFRADGSVNDSEVARIATYLVDVQKNDGIVVSGTTGESPTLSEEEKLRILDITMETVGDRAAVVFGAGTYDTAESVHLAKRAEKAGAHGVMFVNPYYNRPGQEGLFAHFQTCARATGLPVMLYNIQPRSAINLETPTLLKLVETTPNIVAVKEASGMMGQIAEVCSSAPEGFRVYSGDDGITLPVMSVGGHGLVSVAAHVIGAELADMIATFPIDSGRAAKISKSLVPAIKGLFSAPSPVPVKYALSLKGFDCESVRLPLVTLNESQKAALRPLFETKPMAVVSV